CCGGGAACACAACCAGACAGGGGCGCCGCCGATTCGGACCCTTCTGTGCCCTGGCCTGGGCACCGCTATTGGCCGGCTTCCACCTAATGTGTGTGCCAGACAGATGCGCCATGCCTATGACGCGGTGGTGCTGGGTCAGCGGCCAAAATTTGAACATTTCAGTGACGCTGTGGGGTGGCACAGTCAGATGATTCGCGATGACCTGTAGCCGCTGCAGGAACCGCCAGCAGGCCAGGAGAAAGCGCGCAGCCCAGGCTGCGCGCTTCTCTTGTTTGCCATGCTGACCCGCGCCTGTTTACTTCTCCCGGATGCTCCAGCCCTGGGCTTTCACGGCCGCAATCTGGCGCTGGAATACGGCGTCAATCTCCTCTTCAGTCAGGGTCCGGTCGCCCCGGTAGGTCAGGCGCACGGCCACAGAGCGGTTGCCCGCGCCAATCTGCTCGCCCACGAACACGTCGAAGGGCTCCACGCTTTGCAGCAGGTCACCGCCTTCGCGCTCCAGCACGGCCGCCACCTCGCCGTAGCTCACGCCCTGGGGGGCAATGACGGCCAGATCGCGCCACGCGGCGGGCGCCCGGCTGGGATCGCGGAAGGCCCACTCGCGGCCCGGCAGCGGCAGGGCGACTTCCAGCAGGAAGGTCTCCCCTTTCAGGCCAAAATTGGGCGCAATCTCCGGGTGCAGGGCGCCCAGCCAGCCCACGGGCTGCCCGTTCCACACGACCTCACCGGCAATGCCGGGGTGCAGCGCAGCGGGCACGGCGTCGCCCCGCAGTTGACGGACCTCCAGCGCGGCGCCCAGCGTGGCGGCCAGACTCTCCACCAGCCCCTTGAAGGCGCGGAAGTCGCCGGCCACCGCGTCTTCATGGGTCTCGGGCGCCAGGGGACCGCGCATCAGCAGACCCAGGCGCTCGGCTTCGCCGCTGGCGGGGAAAATGCGGCCAAGCTCGAACAGCAGGGTGCGCTCGCCGGACGCATGCATGCCCGCCGCCTTCAGCAGGCTGGGGTACAGCGCAGTGCGCAGGCCGGTGCGGTCGGCGGTCAGGGGGTTTCGCAGCCGCACGCCGGGGCGCTCGCTGCGGGCCTTGCCCGCTTCGTCGTCGCTGGTGAAGGTGTAGGTCACGACCTCCTGAAAGCCCAGCCCGGCCAGGGTGCGGCGCAGGGTGGTGCGGGCCACGCCTTCCTTCTCGGCGCCGATGTTGCTTTCGTGCACGCGCAGGGTGGGGAGGCGTTCGGGCAGGTGGGCGTAGCCGTGCAGGCGGGCCACCTCTTCGGCCAGGTCCTGCCAGATGTTCAGGTCCACGCGCCACGAGGGCGGCTGCACGCGCAGGGCGTCGCCCTCGCCCTCCACCCCGCAGCCCAGGCGGGTCAGGATGTCGCGCATCTCGGCGGTGTCGACGGTCATGCCCAGCAGAGCGCGAATCTGCTCGCCGGTGGCCTCAATGGGGCCCGGCACGTCCGGCTGGCCCACCACGGTGGCGCCGGGATGCACGGTCCCGCCCGCCTCGGCCAGCAGGCCCACCAGCCGGGCGGCGGCGCGGGGCGGCAACAGGGGGTCTACGCCCCGCTCGTAGCGGTACACGGCGTCGGTCTTCAGGCCCAGGCGGGTGCTGGTGCGGCGCAGCAGGACGGGGTCAAAGTGCGCGGATTCAATCACCACGTCGGTGGTGTCGGCGCGCACGTGGCCGTGGTCGCCGCCCACGATGCCCGCAATGCCCAGCACGCCCTGGCCGGGCTGCGGCTGGCCCGCCTGCGCAAAGGCTTCGGCCACGCTGGAAATGGGCCGCTCCTGGCCGTCCAGAATCAGCAGGTCCTCGGGGCCCACGGTGTGCTCACCCCCCATCAGGTCGCGCACCGTCTCGCCCTGGCGGCGGCCGAATGAGACCAGAATCTGATCATCCCCCACGTCGCGGCGGTCGTACAGCGCGGTGGGCTGGCCCAGTTCCAGCATCACGTAGTTGCTGGTGTCCACGATCAGATCAATGGACCGCATTCCCGAGAGGGTCACGCGGCGCTGCATCCACAGGGGCGCGGGGCCGTTGCGCAGGCCGCCCACGGTGCGCGCCACGAAATGGTCGCAGCCAAACCGCAGTTTCTGGGTCGGATCGCGCTCAATGACCCGGCCTTTGTCGGGGAGGGAAACGCGGATTTCGCCCTCACCGCTGGCCTCGGGGCCGGCGGGCGGCGCCTTCAAGTCCAACTTCAGGAAGGCCGCGAGGTCGCGGGCCAGCCCCAGGGCACTCAGCACGTCGGCGCGGTTGGGGGTCACTTCCACATCCAGCACCTGATCGGCGGCCCACAGCTCACGCATGGGGGTGCCGGGGGCGGCGGTCCCGGCTGGGAACAGCATCAGCCCGGCGCTGCTTTCGCCCACGCCCAGTTCTTTGGCGCTGGCGGCCATGCCCCAGGACTCCACGCCCTGCAACTCGCGCACGCCGTAGGTCATGCCGCCCAGGGCGGTCCCGGGCGAGACCAGCGCCAGCATGGTGCCGGCGGGCAGGCCCACCGCATTAGGGGCGCCGCTGGCAATCGTGCGTTCGCCGTTTGCGCCCGTGTCCAGCATGAGTCTGGTCAGCTGGGTGCCGGGCATGGGCTCTGCCTTCGTGACGGTCACCAGCAGCACGCCTTCGGGTGGAGCAGGTACCTCTTCTACGCCTTCCAGCGGCAGGCCCAACTGGGCGAAGACAGGTTCCAGTTCCGCCACCGGCGGCAGGGCAGGGATGAGCTCTTTGAGCCAGGAATAGGGGATTTTCATGGTGGATACCTCGTGACGAGAACTTAAATTGAAGGCGTGAGCGTTCCTGGCTACCATCACTTGCCCGAAGGCATTGCAGCTTTGGAACAACATTTGGAGAAGGGTGACGACCTCATCACCGCGTTGAGAAAGGCCCGAAGTGAGGTGCCTTGCGGCTTGCTTGAGTGGATTCAGGTAGTCAAACGCTCACAACGCATGTCATCCAGGGAAGCGGCGAGAGTCATAGCGCGAACCCACCCAGATTCATGGATTCACTCCTGGGAATGAGCCTCGGAAATCTCCTGGAACGCCAGCCCCCGCACCAGTTCCCGCACCAGTTCCCGCGCCAGCTCCGGCACCAGATTCACGGCGTCCAGGTCTTGCACACCCACCCAGGCCGGCTCGTACGAGTTCTCTTCGCTGTGGCGTACGCCTTCGGGACCGTCGCCCAGGCGCATCTCCCCGCCCTGCCACGTGACCAGAAAGTAGTGTTCGCGGTTGCCCAGGTTGTCCAGCACCAGCACTTCACGCTCCACGCGCACGGTCAGGTTCACTTCTTCCAGCATCTCGCGGGCGCAGGCTTCGGCGGGGGTTTCCTCGCCCTCAATGCCGCCACCGGGCAGGGTGGCGTAGGCACGGCCTTGTTTTCGGCGCAGCATCAGAAGAACCTGCTGCTGGTCGTTGAAGAGGATGCCAACGGAACGGGGTCTCATGGGGACTCCTTGAAATGGAATGGCCAATTGCCGCAACTTTCGTTGAAACCCCGCCGCGTCGCCCAGGGTATGAACATACGAAAGGTCTGACTTTCTATAAGAGATCAGGCCGCCGTCCGAAAGAGGCGTCACCAGCACCACATCAGCTGCGTGGGGTGAAGAGACTTCCCACGTCGTACAGGGCGCCCCAATGAGATGTGCTGGGGACAGGTGCCGACCCTGACCTTTGAGCACATATCGGCCAGGGCAGTTGGGAATTGCTTTCCAGGCGTAGGCGTCGAGAATGGCCGCTACGTTGGATGACTCCCTGTCGGTCTCCTCTGGCCGACTTGACGGCAAGCTGTCCACTTACCCCAACTCCCCCCGAAATTGCCCAATCACCCTCGGGTCGTTCGCGTAGAAGTAGCGGATATCGGGAATCTTGTACTTCAGCATGGCAATGCGCTCGGGGCCCAGGCCGAAAGCAAAGCCGGTTTTGCCCTCGTACACGCGGGGCTTGCCCTGGGCTTCGCGCAGATCGTCCACGGCCTTGAACACGTTGGGGTGCACCATGCCGCAGCCGCCCAGTTCCAGCCATTTGCTCTCGCCACGCGGGTTGTCCCAGTACACGGCGAAATCGGCGCCTGGTTCCACGAAAGGGTAGTAACTGGGCTGGAAGCGCACCTTGGCCCCCGCCCCGTACAACCCGCGCGCCATTTCAGCGATGGTGCCTTTCAGATCGGCCATGGAGATGCCGTCGCCCACCACCAGCCCTTCGAGCTGGTGGAACATGCTTTCGTGGGTGGCGTCGGTGGCCTCGTAGCGGTACACCTTGCCACGCACCACGACCTTCAGGTCCGGCTCGTGGTCCACCATGTAGCGCACCTGCATGGGGCTGGTGTGGGTGCGCAGCAGGCGGCCGTCCTCCAGCCAGAAGGTGTCCTGCAGGTCGCGCGCCGGGTGGTACCAGGGCACATTCAGGGCCTCGAAGTTGTGGTGCTCGTCTTCCACCTCTGGGCCTTCCACCACCGTGTACCCCAGGCGCTCATAGATGTTCACGAGGTCCTCGTACACGCGGTTGATGGGGTGCAGGCCGCCCGCCGGCAGGGGCAGGCCGGGCAGGGTCACGTCAATGGCCTCGCCCGCCAGCTTGGCGTCCAGGGCCTCGCGCTTCAGGACCGCTTCGCGTTCATCCAGCGCCGCCTGGATGGCCTGGCGCACGGCGTTGATCTCGGCGCCCCGGGCCTTGCGCTCCTCGGGGGGCAGTTTGCCCAGGGCGCCCAGTTCCCTGGTCACCAGGCCACTTTTGCCCACGTACTTGGTCTTCACGGCCTGCAGGGCCTCCAGGCTGCCAGCGGCAGCGATCTCTTGAACGGCTTCGTGCTGCATGTGTCCTCCTGCGGAACAAAGAAAAGCCCCGCCTCGCATGGGTGCGGGCGGGGGTACAGCGCTTGACCTGAGCGATCAGGCCAGCCAACCCCCAGAACCGAAAAACGGCGAACGTGAACCGGCCTGGGGTGTCATGTGGCCCAGCCTAGCAGACAGGGGCCTCATGAAGAAATCCGCCAGATGGACCGCCGGTCAAATTGACATACCCATCACAATTCGGTGGACAATAAGGATCCGATGCAACCCAATCTGCCGGTCCGGCGCCTGATGGCGCTCGCTTCCCTTGCCCTTCTTCTGCCTGCCTGTGGCCGTACCGCGCAGAGCAGCGCCCCACTGGCCGCCCTGGCTGCAGCGGGCGAACCCGTCCTGAATGAGCTGTACTACGACGCGCCGAGCACCGACACCGGCACCTTTATCGAACTGAAGGGCCCGGCTGGCAAAAGCCTGAGCGGCTACACCCTGGCGGCCTACGACACCGCTGGCACCCAGTACCGCACGATCACCCTGTCGGGCACCATTCCGGCCAGCGGGTACTACGTGGTGGCCCAGGACACCACGGTCCCGAACCGCACCCTGGTGAGCAGCAGCGCCGACCTGAACAACGGCAGCGGCAGCCTGCGCCTGCTGAACGCCGGCGCCGTGGTGGATGCAGTGGCCTACGGCACCCCCACCACCGGGCGCGGCGAGGGCACCCCCGCCCCCACCACCGGCGCGGGCAGCGCCCTGGCCCGCGTGCCCGACGGCCAGGACACGGGCGCCAACAGTGCCGACTTCAAGGTGCAGGCGGCCACCCCGGGCGCGGCAAACGGCGGCGGAACAGGCGGCGGGGGCGGCACGGCCAAGAAGGTGCTGTTTGACCTCACCAAGGCGGAGGACGCGGGCAACGCGGACTGGCGCATTGACGGCGCGTACAGCGATTACGCCAATGCCCTGCGGGGCCTGGGCTACACGGTGGCCAGCCTGACCGGCACCGCCGTGACCTCCACCAGCTTGTCTGGCGTGTCCGTGCTGGTCATTCCCGAGCCGCAAAACCCGTTCAGCGACAGCGAGCGCGCGGCCATTCAAAGCTTCGTGCAGAACGGGGGTGGGGTCTTTTTCATCACCGACCACCGCGTCAGTGACCGCAACAACAACGGCTGGGACAGCCCCGAAGTCTTCAACGGCTGGGACGGCAGCACGCCCAGCAGCGTCAGCACCAGCCTGCAGGCCAGCCTGAACACCGACGGTCTGTTCGGCCTGAAAGCGTCGTTCAACTCCAGTTTCAGTGATCCGGTGTACACCGCCGCGCCGCTGACCACCCACCCCATCCTGAACGGCGTGAGCAGCGCCGGCGTGTATGTGGGTACCAGCGTGGACGTTTTGGCGGGCACCGCTCTCATGGGCACCGGGGGCAAGACCTACCTGGCCGTGAACAGCGTGGGGGGTGGCCGCGTGGCGATGTGGGGCGACAGCAGCACCTTCGGGGACAACACCTACTCGGACGGCAGCACCGGGCAGTACAACAACTGGCCCAACCTCAGCAACGCGGCGCTGGGCAAGAATGTGGTGCGCTGGCTGGCCGGCGACCTTTAAAGAAACTTAAGCTGACCCGCTGGCCCCCGCACTCCAGGGGCCAGCTTCTTTTTTCGGCGCCCAGACGCGTGCGAGGATGCCCTCATGATCGTCTCTGTCCTCCTCTTGCTGCCCTGGGGGTCCCATGGGTGAAGTGCACGCCGAAGGCTACCTGTTGGCGGCCGGGGTGCTGCTGCTGGTCAGCCTGCTCGTCAGCCGGCTGGGTGGTCGGCTGGGCATTCCTGGGCTGCTGCTGTTTCTGGGCGTGGGCATGCTGTTCGGCAGCGACGGCCTGGGCATTCAGTTTCAGGATTACGGTCTGGCGCAGGCCATCGGCACGGTGGCGCTGTGTTTCATCCTGTTTCAGGGGGGGCTGGACACCAACTGGGCCAAGACCCGCCCCGTGGTGCGCCGGGGCCTGAGCCTCGCCACCGTGGGCGTGCTGGCCACGGCTGGGGTCATGGCGGCCTTTACCCACTACGCCTTTGGCTTTCCCTGGCTGACCGCGTGGCTGCTGGGCGCCATTGTCAGCAGCACCGATGCCAGCGCCGTATTCTCGGTGCTCAAAGAGCGCAACCTGGGCCTGAAGGGCGACATTGACCCCCTGCTGGAATTCGAGTCCGGGGGCAACGACCCGATGGCGGTGTTTCTGACGGTGGGGATTCTGGAGCTCATGGCCCACCCGGGCCAGGGTGTCCTGAGCATCGCGCCGCTGTTTCTCAAGGAAATGGTGCTGGGCGCGCTGCTGGGTCTGGCGCTGGGCCGGGCGGCCCTGTGGCTGCTCAACCGCGTGCAGTTGCAGTTTGAAGGGCTGTACTCGGTGCTGATGCTGGCGCTGGCCCTGATTATCTTTGCTGGCACCGCCCTGGTGGGTGGCAGCGGCTTTCTGGCCATCTACATCGCGGGCGTGCTGCTGGGCAACGCCGACTTTATCCACAAGCGCTCCCTGATCGGCTTTCACGACGGCCTCTCGTGGCTGATGCAGGTGGGCATGTTCCTCACACTGGGGCTGCTGGTCAATCCCCACGAACTGCTGCCCACGGCGGGACTGGCCCTGGCCTGCTCCTTGATGCTGGTGTTTGTGGCGCGGCCGGTCAGCGTGTACCTCTCGCTGGCCAACGCCCGCATGCCACTGAACGAGAAAAGCATGGTGGCCTGGGTGGGCCTGCGCGGCGCGGTGCCCATCGTGCTGGCCACCTTTCCGCTGGTGGCCGGCATCCCGGAGGCGCGCACCCTCTTTAACATCGTCTTTTTTATCGTGCTTACCAGCGTGCTGCTGCAGGGCACCACCCTGACCCTGGTGGCCCGCTGGCTGCACGTCCGCGAGGAAATTCCGGTGCAGGCCACCTACCCCATCACCTACACCCCCACCGGCCACAACAAGAACGAGATGGTGGAAGTGGAAGTCATGCGCGGCAGCCTCGCGGACGGTGGCCGCATCGTGGACCTGCACCTGCCCCCCGAGGCCCTGGTGATTCTGGTGCACCGGGCCGGCGAATTCCTGATTCCCAAAGGCGCCACCCAGCTCCTGGCCGGCGACAGCGTGCTGGTCCTGGCCGGCGACACTGAGCTGCAGGAAGTGCGGCGAGTACTGGGCCGGCAGCCAGCTGGTTAGGAATAGTCGAGTTTCAATCGCAATTTTCGTGAATCAGGATGCCTGGGCCATAAGCCGTCAATACCGGCACCCAGGCTTCTGTCAGCTCGTCCATGCGCGTCCGGTCAAAGGCCAAGAACGCTCGCTCATCACCGTCCCGAGCGGTATGCCAGAGGGGAATCTTTTCCACGATGTTAGTTAGGTCATCTAAGTCCTGCTCCGTCCACCAGTTAAAGGGTGTTCCGGGGTAGGGCGGATTCCCGTGATAGCGCCCAAACATGCGAACCAACGCCTGTAAATGCTCGGCTCTAAAGATCGGGATGAGGAAACCTTCTATGCTGCGTTCCTCGCAGGCGTGTCCTCCAACCTGACTGGCGTACACCACGCCCGTAGGAGCCTGCACGACCACGACGACGCCAGAACCTTCCGTGCATCCGGGTCCAGGAACACGTAAGCGAGTTCATTTTTCATGGTGTGTCATCTTGCTCGGGCCAGGCTGCTTGTTTCAATCTTTGCACCACGTCTGCCCTGCAAAGACACGCCGCCCAGCCGGCACAGCCCGCAGTGTTACCGTGACCCTATGACCAGCACCGCTGCACCCACCCAGGCCCGCGACACGGCCGTCTTTGACCTGATCGCCCAGGAAGCCGAGCGCCAGCGCGTGGGGCTGGAACTCATCGCCTCAGAGAACTTCACCTCGGCGGCCGTGCGCGAAGCCCAGGGCTCGCTGCTGACCAACAAGTACGCAGAAGGGTACCCCGGCAAGCGCTGGTACGGCGGCTGCGAGATCGTGGATCAGGTGGAGCAGCTGGCCATTGACCGCGTCAAGGAACTGTTCGGCGCCGCGTGGGCCAACGTGCAGCCGCACTCGGGCAGCAGCGCCAACCTCGCGGTGTACAACGCCCTGATTGAGCCCGGCAGCACCGTGCTGGGCATGGACCTCTCGCACGGCGGGCACCTGACGCACGGCAACCCGGTGAACTTCTCGGGGCTGCGCTACCAGATCGTGGGGTACAAGGTGAACCCCGAAACCGAGCGGATTGACATGGACGAGGTGCGCCGCCTTGCCCACGAGCATCAGCCCAAAATGATCATTGCGGGCGCCAGCGCCTACAGCCGCACCATTGACTTCGCGGCCTTCCGCGCGGTGGCCGACGAGGTGGGCGCCATTCTGTTTGCCGACATCGCCCACATTGCGGGCCTGATCGCCGCCGGGGTGCACCCCAACGCGCTGCCCCACGCGCATGTGGTGGCCAGCACCACCCACAAGACCCTGCGTGGTCCACGCGGCGGCATCATTCTCAGCAACGACCCCGAACTGGGCGCCAAGATTGACCGCGCCGTGTTCCCCGGCTACCAAGGCGGCCCGCTGGAGCATGTAATCGCCGCCAAGGCCGTGGCCTTTGGCGAGGCGCTGCAGCCTGAATTCAAAACCTACGCCGCACAGATCATCAGGAACGCGCAGGCGCTGGCCGCTGCCTTTCAGGACCTGGGCTACCGCGTGGTGTCGGGCGGCACCGACAACC
This genomic window from Deinococcus aquaedulcis contains:
- a CDS encoding phenylalanine--tRNA ligase subunit beta — its product is MKIPYSWLKELIPALPPVAELEPVFAQLGLPLEGVEEVPAPPEGVLLVTVTKAEPMPGTQLTRLMLDTGANGERTIASGAPNAVGLPAGTMLALVSPGTALGGMTYGVRELQGVESWGMAASAKELGVGESSAGLMLFPAGTAAPGTPMRELWAADQVLDVEVTPNRADVLSALGLARDLAAFLKLDLKAPPAGPEASGEGEIRVSLPDKGRVIERDPTQKLRFGCDHFVARTVGGLRNGPAPLWMQRRVTLSGMRSIDLIVDTSNYVMLELGQPTALYDRRDVGDDQILVSFGRRQGETVRDLMGGEHTVGPEDLLILDGQERPISSVAEAFAQAGQPQPGQGVLGIAGIVGGDHGHVRADTTDVVIESAHFDPVLLRRTSTRLGLKTDAVYRYERGVDPLLPPRAAARLVGLLAEAGGTVHPGATVVGQPDVPGPIEATGEQIRALLGMTVDTAEMRDILTRLGCGVEGEGDALRVQPPSWRVDLNIWQDLAEEVARLHGYAHLPERLPTLRVHESNIGAEKEGVARTTLRRTLAGLGFQEVVTYTFTSDDEAGKARSERPGVRLRNPLTADRTGLRTALYPSLLKAAGMHASGERTLLFELGRIFPASGEAERLGLLMRGPLAPETHEDAVAGDFRAFKGLVESLAATLGAALEVRQLRGDAVPAALHPGIAGEVVWNGQPVGWLGALHPEIAPNFGLKGETFLLEVALPLPGREWAFRDPSRAPAAWRDLAVIAPQGVSYGEVAAVLEREGGDLLQSVEPFDVFVGEQIGAGNRSVAVRLTYRGDRTLTEEEIDAVFQRQIAAVKAQGWSIREK
- a CDS encoding NUDIX domain-containing protein; the encoded protein is MRPRSVGILFNDQQQVLLMLRRKQGRAYATLPGGGIEGEETPAEACAREMLEEVNLTVRVEREVLVLDNLGNREHYFLVTWQGGEMRLGDGPEGVRHSEENSYEPAWVGVQDLDAVNLVPELARELVRELVRGLAFQEISEAHSQE
- the pheS gene encoding phenylalanine--tRNA ligase subunit alpha, producing the protein MQHEAVQEIAAAGSLEALQAVKTKYVGKSGLVTRELGALGKLPPEERKARGAEINAVRQAIQAALDEREAVLKREALDAKLAGEAIDVTLPGLPLPAGGLHPINRVYEDLVNIYERLGYTVVEGPEVEDEHHNFEALNVPWYHPARDLQDTFWLEDGRLLRTHTSPMQVRYMVDHEPDLKVVVRGKVYRYEATDATHESMFHQLEGLVVGDGISMADLKGTIAEMARGLYGAGAKVRFQPSYYPFVEPGADFAVYWDNPRGESKWLELGGCGMVHPNVFKAVDDLREAQGKPRVYEGKTGFAFGLGPERIAMLKYKIPDIRYFYANDPRVIGQFRGELG
- a CDS encoding lamin tail domain-containing protein yields the protein MQPNLPVRRLMALASLALLLPACGRTAQSSAPLAALAAAGEPVLNELYYDAPSTDTGTFIELKGPAGKSLSGYTLAAYDTAGTQYRTITLSGTIPASGYYVVAQDTTVPNRTLVSSSADLNNGSGSLRLLNAGAVVDAVAYGTPTTGRGEGTPAPTTGAGSALARVPDGQDTGANSADFKVQAATPGAANGGGTGGGGGTAKKVLFDLTKAEDAGNADWRIDGAYSDYANALRGLGYTVASLTGTAVTSTSLSGVSVLVIPEPQNPFSDSERAAIQSFVQNGGGVFFITDHRVSDRNNNGWDSPEVFNGWDGSTPSSVSTSLQASLNTDGLFGLKASFNSSFSDPVYTAAPLTTHPILNGVSSAGVYVGTSVDVLAGTALMGTGGKTYLAVNSVGGGRVAMWGDSSTFGDNTYSDGSTGQYNNWPNLSNAALGKNVVRWLAGDL
- a CDS encoding potassium/proton antiporter, with the protein product MGEVHAEGYLLAAGVLLLVSLLVSRLGGRLGIPGLLLFLGVGMLFGSDGLGIQFQDYGLAQAIGTVALCFILFQGGLDTNWAKTRPVVRRGLSLATVGVLATAGVMAAFTHYAFGFPWLTAWLLGAIVSSTDASAVFSVLKERNLGLKGDIDPLLEFESGGNDPMAVFLTVGILELMAHPGQGVLSIAPLFLKEMVLGALLGLALGRAALWLLNRVQLQFEGLYSVLMLALALIIFAGTALVGGSGFLAIYIAGVLLGNADFIHKRSLIGFHDGLSWLMQVGMFLTLGLLVNPHELLPTAGLALACSLMLVFVARPVSVYLSLANARMPLNEKSMVAWVGLRGAVPIVLATFPLVAGIPEARTLFNIVFFIVLTSVLLQGTTLTLVARWLHVREEIPVQATYPITYTPTGHNKNEMVEVEVMRGSLADGGRIVDLHLPPEALVILVHRAGEFLIPKGATQLLAGDSVLVLAGDTELQEVRRVLGRQPAG
- a CDS encoding DUF6210 family protein, which encodes MVYASQVGGHACEERSIEGFLIPIFRAEHLQALVRMFGRYHGNPPYPGTPFNWWTEQDLDDLTNIVEKIPLWHTARDGDERAFLAFDRTRMDELTEAWVPVLTAYGPGILIHENCD
- the glyA gene encoding serine hydroxymethyltransferase, with the translated sequence MTSTAAPTQARDTAVFDLIAQEAERQRVGLELIASENFTSAAVREAQGSLLTNKYAEGYPGKRWYGGCEIVDQVEQLAIDRVKELFGAAWANVQPHSGSSANLAVYNALIEPGSTVLGMDLSHGGHLTHGNPVNFSGLRYQIVGYKVNPETERIDMDEVRRLAHEHQPKMIIAGASAYSRTIDFAAFRAVADEVGAILFADIAHIAGLIAAGVHPNALPHAHVVASTTHKTLRGPRGGIILSNDPELGAKIDRAVFPGYQGGPLEHVIAAKAVAFGEALQPEFKTYAAQIIRNAQALAAAFQDLGYRVVSGGTDNHLLVLDLRPQGLNGTKATKRLDANHITISKSTLPYDTEKILHGGGIRIGTPAVTTRGMVESDMPTIAGLIDRALKGEDVKAEVHAFAARFPLP